In Kangiella koreensis DSM 16069, the DNA window AATAACAGTAACGAATGACATGGAAAAATAGTGGTGCGGTAAAGGTCAGGCTGTCCAGGCGATCTAGAATACCGCCGTGTCCTGGAATGAGCTGACCGCAATCCTTGATACCAATATCACGCTTGATGGCTGACAAAGACACATCACCAATAAAGCCCGCAATGCCAATACCCAGGCCAACCAACAGACCATGCCACCACAACATTGGGGTTAATATTTCTGCTAAAGCCATGGCCAATAAGCCGGTGGTCAGGACACCACCAATCAAACCTTCGCGAGTTTTGTTCGGGCTGATGGCCGGAGCGATTTTGTTCTTACCGTATAACTTTCCCCAAACGTACTGGCTAACATCATTCAGTTGAGTCAGTAGCACCAGATACAACAGTAATGCTGCGCCAGAGCCTGAGACCATCAGGTTTTTGACTTCTGCTTCGTTCGGCAACACCACCAGATAAGCCAGGTGACTTAAAGTAAATACTGTCAGCATCAATCCCCAATGGATATTACCGACCGCTCGCAGATAGTTTTTGGTTTCGCCGGCCAGCACCATACGGAACGGAATAAATAGAAAAGCATAGACCGGAATGAAAATAATGAACATGCCGTACCAACCGATAGAAATAAAGTAGTACTGCAACGGTATGGTCAGGTAAGCCCAAAACAGTACTCGACGATCGACCAGTCGTGTTGGTGTCATGGAAAAATATTCTTTGAGCGCGATAAAGCTCAACATGGCGAACATTAGAATCGTCACCATCGGTCCCATGTAAAGTGACAGTGCAAATACACCCATCATGATCCACCAGGAATTGATGCGCTGCGTAAGTTCCGT includes these proteins:
- a CDS encoding phosphatidate cytidylyltransferase, giving the protein MFFDISSLQPVTQVFGSLFLLLLVATLVSFLLSRAKPQTNYTELTQRINSWWIMMGVFALSLYMGPMVTILMFAMLSFIALKEYFSMTPTRLVDRRVLFWAYLTIPLQYYFISIGWYGMFIIFIPVYAFLFIPFRMVLAGETKNYLRAVGNIHWGLMLTVFTLSHLAYLVVLPNEAEVKNLMVSGSGAALLLYLVLLTQLNDVSQYVWGKLYGKNKIAPAISPNKTREGLIGGVLTTGLLAMALAEILTPMLWWHGLLVGLGIGIAGFIGDVSLSAIKRDIGIKDCGQLIPGHGGILDRLDSLTFTAPLFFHVIRYCYY